Sequence from the Stenotrophomonas sp. 364 genome:
CGCCCAGATCCACGACAACGACCTTGACCATCTGACGCCGACCCGCGATTGCCTTACTGGCCTCGGCCTTGCGTCTGGAGGCGTAACCGGCCAGCCTAAGTTCCATCTTGCCGCGCCATGCAAGGCCTACAAGGCGTTCGGGGGTCATGCGGTCACCGTCAGGGCTGACGAGGTAGTTGCCGCGGATGCTCCAGCCTGCGAAGGGGCCTGTCAGGTACTGAGACATGCATCAATGCTCGCTTTGTCCTTGGAACCACGAATAGGCTAGAACGACGCCAGCACCAGCTTCAGCGGACCCAGGTAGTACCGGGCAGCATTTAACATAATATACATTATGCGAACTGGTAGATCTGTCCCAGACACGCTGTTTCAGGTGGCTGGGCCCCGCTTCAACGGTCGACCGGATCAGAATGTCCGCTGGCCTGATCCGGATCCGCCAGGCGCGCGTGCACCAATCCTGCGCCCC
This genomic interval carries:
- a CDS encoding DUF3653 domain-containing protein, producing MSQYLTGPFAGWSIRGNYLVSPDGDRMTPERLVGLAWRGKMELRLAGYASRRKAEASKAIAGRRQMVKVVVVDLGDFRERHFGKSAG